A genomic window from Deltaproteobacteria bacterium PRO3 includes:
- a CDS encoding aminomethyl-transferring glycine dehydrogenase subunit GcvPA yields MRYLPHTPEEIQRMSEAVGVRGPEELFEVIPEALRLKAPLELPKPLSEIDLVRHLKALGRKNETVDGASSFLGGGAYHHYIPVAVSTITSRGEFMTSYTPYQPEISQGTLQAIFEFQTMIASLTGMDLANAGNYDGASALAEAVLMALRLTDPAKKTVLLAQSIHPDYRQVVKTYLSNIDCRIVEVPFGPDGRVDAAALKNLLNDEVAVCCVQSPNAFGVIEEVGKISAAVKGAGAMLVGCFSEAVSLGLLEPMGRQGADIVVGEGASFGNFLNLGGPYLGLFATKKEFVRQMPGRLVGETVDAEGKRGFVLVLSTREQHIRREKATSNICTNQALCALATTVYLSLLGPQGLKKLARINYSHAHYLREGLLKIPGVQRRFSAPHFNEFAVQLAKDPEEILSKLRQKGILGGIALKSWAPGMERSLLVCATEMNSKAQMDDYVRAMREVL; encoded by the coding sequence TACCCCCGAAGAAATTCAAAGAATGTCCGAGGCCGTCGGCGTACGAGGTCCCGAGGAGCTCTTCGAGGTGATCCCCGAGGCCCTGCGCCTCAAGGCCCCGCTCGAATTGCCCAAGCCGCTCTCCGAGATCGACCTGGTCCGGCACCTCAAGGCCCTGGGACGCAAAAACGAGACCGTCGACGGCGCCAGCTCCTTTTTGGGCGGCGGGGCCTACCATCATTACATCCCCGTCGCGGTCTCCACCATCACCAGCCGCGGCGAGTTCATGACCTCCTACACGCCGTACCAGCCCGAGATCTCCCAGGGGACCTTGCAGGCGATCTTCGAGTTCCAGACCATGATCGCCTCGCTCACCGGCATGGACTTGGCCAATGCCGGCAACTACGACGGGGCCTCCGCCCTGGCCGAGGCCGTCCTCATGGCCCTGCGCTTGACGGACCCGGCGAAGAAGACGGTGCTCCTGGCCCAATCCATCCACCCGGATTACCGGCAGGTGGTGAAGACCTACTTGAGCAACATCGACTGCCGTATCGTCGAGGTCCCCTTCGGCCCCGACGGCCGGGTCGACGCGGCCGCCTTGAAAAATTTGCTTAACGACGAGGTCGCGGTCTGCTGTGTCCAGTCGCCCAACGCCTTCGGCGTGATCGAGGAGGTCGGAAAAATTTCCGCCGCCGTCAAGGGCGCGGGCGCCATGCTGGTCGGTTGTTTCAGCGAGGCCGTCAGCCTCGGCCTGCTCGAGCCGATGGGCCGCCAGGGCGCGGATATCGTGGTTGGCGAGGGGGCCTCCTTCGGAAACTTCCTCAACCTGGGCGGGCCCTACCTCGGGCTCTTCGCCACCAAAAAGGAGTTCGTCCGGCAGATGCCCGGCCGCCTGGTCGGCGAGACCGTCGACGCCGAGGGCAAACGGGGCTTTGTCCTGGTGCTTTCCACCCGCGAGCAGCACATCCGCCGCGAGAAGGCCACCAGCAACATCTGCACCAACCAGGCGCTCTGCGCGCTGGCGACGACGGTTTACCTCTCGCTGCTGGGGCCACAGGGCTTGAAGAAGCTTGCGCGGATCAATTATTCGCACGCGCATTACCTGCGCGAGGGCCTGCTCAAGATTCCCGGCGTTCAACGGCGCTTCTCGGCGCCGCACTTCAACGAGTTCGCGGTGCAGCTCGCGAAGGATCCCGAAGAGATCCTGTCCAAGCTGCGGCAGAAAGGTATTTTGGGCGGGATCGCCCTCAAGTCCTGGGCGCCCGGCATGGAGCGCTCGCTGCTGGTCTGTGCCACCGAGATGAACAGCAAGGCCCAGATGGACGATTATGTCCGGGCGATGCGGGAAGTTTTGTAA